In Mauremys reevesii isolate NIE-2019 linkage group 9, ASM1616193v1, whole genome shotgun sequence, the genomic stretch tgaagactcagcacatcacttctgaaaggttgccaacacCTGCACTAGACTATCTTTCTTGGGTGATACAATGTTGCTCTGTACAAATGCACCCatttctcccccatcccagcaaTCCTATGCACCTCCTCGCTCTCTCCCtctatctctctcacacacacacattcccccaTTCCCTCAAAGGTCCTACATCACAGTGGCTTCTCAAGAGTTTATCAATGCCATTCTTTGAGTCAGTAAGATGAAGTCAAAGAAAGTGACAGGCATTCTCTCTTCCCAGCTCCACTTCCAAGGATGAAACTGGTTTCCCAAATCTGAACCAGGCAAATTCTTATCTCCACTTTATGCTACTAGCAAGATGAATGGTATCCAAAATACCTCAATAGTCCATAAAAATATCACTTGTACTGAAACGGATTTAAGCAAGCCTATTAAAACATGAAATGGGTTTTCTGTCATACACTCTAATAAAACCATGTTAATACAATAAAGTCAGCACAGGTCCAATTTATTCTTAACAGAGAGATTGTAGGGGCAAGTTAGGcacctgattttaaaataaataaaaaaacacccaaaaaccCCAGTGTACCCTGATTTAAAACCTGTTAAAGAATTTGATACAAAAAATAAAGATCTGTGATCACAGACAAAGCCAATGTTATAAACTACATGGACACCCTGACTATTTACTAATGTCTATCTCTACTCAAGTTACCAAGCACTTTCCTTCTAGGTATGCCAGCTCCCTGCCACTAACAGGATATCTGAAAAGAAGTTGCATTCTCAAGCATATTTTGTAATTTATAGTTGAAACAATTGTATATAAGGGGAAATTTATTATGGAGTACGTTTTTTCCAGAGTATCCAATCATAAATGtataatagaaatcaatattatTTTAACAAAATTTGAATGCAAATTTAAGGTATTCAGTGTCTAAATACATGCAAATATACCTTCTGAATAGCTAgctggtgtttgttttttaggaATGATACCTAGTTAAAGAAAAACTTCTAGAAATATTTGTCTCAAATACATGTCATTCCAGAAATAAGTTCCGTAGGTTGAAGAGGGCCAATTTTGATCTTTTAACTGTATGAATTCAGCACGTAAATCTTGCACAACTTTGTGCAGAACTAGTAACAAGGATCTCATTCTTACCACTGCAAAGACATTTTTTACACATGGACTGTATTTATACAAACTTACATTGGACAATTCCTTACGTTACAAATTTACAATCAATACAGACAGAAACGTAAAGTCAACCACTTAGTTGCTGGCTCTTTTATCCTTATAGCTTTCACAGTCTAAGCTCTCTCTCCTCTCATGCTACGTCTAAATATTGTTCAGGTCAGAAATATGACTAGGGACTTAAAGAAACGGAATGAATTTATAAGGAAGATAACATGAGGATGGCAGTGTAGGTTTGTGAAGTTTTCAAAATGACTGTATTTATAAAGTACCATAATAAAGATTTTGATAGACACATGGGAGGGGAATTTTAGAATTTCTGGAATTAGAGTACATTCCCTCAACCCTATCAGCAGTGTAAAGCTAACTATAAATCTATGGTTCTGTCTtgctgtaactgaaatcaatggcatacCCCATTTTAATAGGAGCTTAATTAGCGCCACAGTACCTCCAAACAAATCACTCCTTTGGGTATATGCTTAGGTGGATCCCTAAGCAGCTTCCTTTGTCACTATCCCTTAGAATGTGATATAATCTCGATAGGCAACATTTGTCAGCTGCGTGCTTCATAAGTAATAGATAGATGGGATGGCAGAGTGGCAGATAGATGGGAAAGAGACAGGAAAAAAgtgggagatctgtggcagttatGGGGAAAATGTGACACTTGTCAGGGAAAGGGCTAGCTGTGGGTCAGTTCCACAGCTAAAAGCAGGCTGGGACCAAACAGTTGACTGAGAAAGGACAGCACAGTGTGAATGTGGGGCTAGGGCAAGAACACTGGCCAAGAGAGGTGGAGGAAGTGAGAGGGCTTGTCAGTGTAGCAGGAGGAATATATGGTAGGAGGCTTGTTAAGGGAAGGGCTAGATGTATGCTCTAAAAAGTGGCCTCTCTGCAAGCACCCATGTCTTCAGTAGCCCAGTGAACTTGACTGAGGATGAGTATACTCACTTAGCCGCTGAGGAGGTTAATGAGAGTTGGGGAATCCAGTTGAGAACAAACAGCCCTGTTTACTAAAGTATAACAGTAAATTAACTACAGATTTAAAAGAAATTTGTTTTCTCTTCCATTTTTCTTATCCAGAAAGAActgccttcctgttcttcatgtCAAAACACACATACCACTACATGCTGGCAGACGGAATTACCTTTAAAATGGCTACTCTAACATGGAACTCCTGCCATGTGACTGAACaatcatttttaaatataattgttCCCTGCCCACCCAACCTCTAACGCCAGGAAATACCCAAAAACAAACATACCAGTCATTAAACATGTtttgttgattaaaaaaaaaaaatcagtcaactGGCATTACAATTATCCACTGTAGAATCCCTATTACAACTGTATTTAATATTACCAtgacacattggaaaacacattTTAATTCTAATAAATTGACTACAGAAGAAAAAAACATCAAGCTGTCTCATGTATCTGAAGGTGACTTATAAGATCTTTTTCATTTCCAAACCTCATTAAACAATTGGTACACTTATGAGGCAAGTCTGCTGAATGCCTGAAATCCAAATGAGTTTTAAGGTCTTCAATCTGTCCTGTTGAATATTCACAATACTGACACAAATAAATCCCTTCAGATAAATGAGAATTTAAATGCTTGCAATATTCCAACATACCTGAAAAGCCTTTCCCACAGTCATCACAAACATGGGGGAATATTTTGGTGTGTTCAATAGCTACATGTCTGTTGACATTCGTATGCAGCCTACTCCTAAAGCCACACACTTGGCATACAAAGAAGTTTTTGCATTTGTCAAAACTAATTTTGTTTACGAGGCTGTACTGTCCACGCTCCTTGTTGCTATAGCTATCACTTAATTCTATTAATCTACATGCATGCTCATTCACCACATGGCTATGCAAGTCTTCTGGATCATTGGTCTCATGCTCACAAAACTGACACAGATACTGTTCATCACAGCTGTGTTCCTGGAAGTGTAGGTACAGCTCGCTGCTCGAAGAGAACTGCACGTCACACTGCTCACACCAATAAAGATGGTCATTGAAATGAGTATCTGCTATATGCTGACTGAGGTTCTCAAATATCACTGTTTTGTAGTCACAGTATTTACAGATGTAGGGATCTTCCTCGTGTATTTTTACATGTTCAATCAGCAGAACTTTGCTGGAGAAACTCTCTTTACATACTCTGCAGACATTGGTATCTGTACATGTCTTATGCTTCAGGATCATATGCTGCTTTAAATCAGAGAAGTACTTGCTATTAAACTCGCACAGCTCACACTTGTATAGGCCACTACTGTTGGCTCTCAGCAAAGGCCACTTCTGCTGAGCAGTGATATTCAAAGCCTGGTTCTTCTCAAAAAGTTTACAGCTTTCAACAGGCATTTCTTCAATGTCTTCGACTTCTAGCTTTTCAGGTGAAACAGTTTGCGTCTCTATATCATGAACTTCTACAGCATTAACTTCTGTAGTCGAAATTTCTA encodes the following:
- the ZNF639 gene encoding zinc finger protein 639 isoform X1, whose translation is MNEHPKKRKRKTLHPSRYSDSSGVSKYIDNNGIFSDHCYSVCSMKQPDIKISENRGRFHAPAQTLDTDDDGSPVHAGTSHWSGAQSNVMGLHFTDPKKKEKSANNGIYKDMCESPIFGDSPTEEEKPIDIQTIEISTTEVNAVEVHDIETQTVSPEKLEVEDIEEMPVESCKLFEKNQALNITAQQKWPLLRANSSGLYKCELCEFNSKYFSDLKQHMILKHKTCTDTNVCRVCKESFSSKVLLIEHVKIHEEDPYICKYCDYKTVIFENLSQHIADTHFNDHLYWCEQCDVQFSSSSELYLHFQEHSCDEQYLCQFCEHETNDPEDLHSHVVNEHACRLIELSDSYSNKERGQYSLVNKISFDKCKNFFVCQVCGFRSRLHTNVNRHVAIEHTKIFPHVCDDCGKGFSGMLEYCKHLNSHLSEGIYLCQYCEYSTGQIEDLKTHLDFRHSADLPHKCTNCLMRFGNEKDLISHLQIHETA
- the ZNF639 gene encoding zinc finger protein 639 isoform X2; this encodes MNEHPKKRKRKTLHPSRYSDSSGVSKYIDNNGIFSDHCYSVCSMKQPDIKISENREKSANNGIYKDMCESPIFGDSPTEEEKPIDIQTIEISTTEVNAVEVHDIETQTVSPEKLEVEDIEEMPVESCKLFEKNQALNITAQQKWPLLRANSSGLYKCELCEFNSKYFSDLKQHMILKHKTCTDTNVCRVCKESFSSKVLLIEHVKIHEEDPYICKYCDYKTVIFENLSQHIADTHFNDHLYWCEQCDVQFSSSSELYLHFQEHSCDEQYLCQFCEHETNDPEDLHSHVVNEHACRLIELSDSYSNKERGQYSLVNKISFDKCKNFFVCQVCGFRSRLHTNVNRHVAIEHTKIFPHVCDDCGKGFSGMLEYCKHLNSHLSEGIYLCQYCEYSTGQIEDLKTHLDFRHSADLPHKCTNCLMRFGNEKDLISHLQIHETA